The genomic interval TGAGATGAACGGTATTGCTTTTAGTGATGCTGAAGAAATCTGGTGGCTAGAAACAATTGGCGGACACCACTGGATAGCTAAGCGTGTGCCGGATGATTCCTATGTTGTCATGCCAAACCAGTTAGGCATTGATGAGTTTGATCTTGATGATGCTTTTGGTGATCAGGATGAGCATATGTGTTCTGCTGATTTACGTGAGTTTATTGAAGAGAACCATTTAGACTTAGCTGTGGAAAATGCTAGCCTGTTTAATCCACGTCTAGCTTTTGGATCTCATAGCGATTCCGATCACGTCTATAACACTCCACGTGCATGGTGGATTCAGCGTTTCTTCAATCCTTATGACGAAGATTGGGATAGTCCACAAGCCCTTCATTCTCCAATGAGTGACGATATTCCATGGGCTCGCCAGCCAGAACATAAGATCACGATTGAAGATGTGAAGTATGCGCTGAGCAGTCATTATCAGGGCACGCCTTTCGACCCATATGGTAAGAACGGTACAGACGCAACACGAGGACAGTTCCGATGCGTTGGCATTAACCGCAACTGCGATTTGTGCATTATTCAAATCCGACCATATGCTCCAGAAGCTTCCCGCTCTATTCAGTGGACTGCTTATGGATCGAATCCATTCAATGTGTGCGTACCAATCTTTACGAATATTGATACCATTCCAGCGTATCTTACTGGAACCACGGAAACGGTAGATACTGCACATAACTTCTACTGGGCAAACCGTGTGATTGCTGCGCTTGCAGACGCACGCTTCCATGAAAACAGCGCTCATATTGATCGCTATATTCAAAAAGTTGGAGCTGCAGGAGTGGCTACCGTCATTGCAACTGATAAAAAGATTGCTGCTTTTGCTCAAGCCGAAGGTGAAGACGCTGTGTCTAGCACCAAGGATCAGCGAGTGCGTGTCATTTTGGAAGCTGCTAATCAAGCAATATGCGATACAGTTCAAGCTGATACTAATGATCTGCTATCGAAGGTGCTCTTTACCACGAGTATGTCAATGCATAACGCGTTCTTTATGTCGGACAACTAAAGCTTTATAGATGAGGTTATATACATTCGAAAATCTCATCAGAGAAGTTTTGGCATAAAACCCAACGGAAAATATAGACCTGCAACATAAACCACCCACAACATATGAAAGGTTGCACGATGATTACCGAGAAACTTTCCGCATATTCAAGTGCGTATGGTGAATTGATGAAGATTGATGCTTTCGCTTTCCTTAAGGATGCGCAAGTTCATTCTGAACAGTTTAAAAAAGGCAAGGTTGTTCTCGTAACAGCGGCTACTCCTTTGAAAGCATCACGAGGCGAGGGTAAAACCACCACAACTATTGCTTTGATTGATGCTTTACGTCAGCGCGGAATTGATGCGGCAGCTGTGCTGCGTCAGCCAAGCATGGGAATTACGGCAGCTGGTTCTAAGGGTGGTGCTTCTGGTGGTGGAAAATCCACACTTTCTCACCCTGAAATCGCGGACTGGGGTTTGACTGGTGAAATGGCTCGTATTGCTGATGCGCAGAATCTTTTGGTAGCGTTCTGCGAAAAAGCAGTGGACGACGGCATTTTGTCTGAGGTTCTCATTCCTCGTGTATCAGAAAGCCCAAGCCGTTCTTTGCGAGCGGTGAAGGTTGATGGTGGTAAGCTCGCGGAACGTTTTGTGCTGACCCCAGCTAGTGAAATGATGCAGATTGTTACGTTGTCTCGTTCCGTTGATGAGATTGCACAGCGTATTGGCAATATGACCGCTGGCTTAG from Alloscardovia omnicolens carries:
- a CDS encoding C69 family dipeptidase, whose translation is MPCTTILVGKNASYDGSTIISRNEDSANGEFTEKEFKVVQPDQQPRHYKSVISHVEIDLPDNPMRYTSVPDALLKNGLWAEHGVNELNVAMSATETLTSNERVLGADPLVELIPARGDQPEVPGGIGEEDMLTLVLPYIFSARDGVERLGALLEEYGTYEMNGIAFSDAEEIWWLETIGGHHWIAKRVPDDSYVVMPNQLGIDEFDLDDAFGDQDEHMCSADLREFIEENHLDLAVENASLFNPRLAFGSHSDSDHVYNTPRAWWIQRFFNPYDEDWDSPQALHSPMSDDIPWARQPEHKITIEDVKYALSSHYQGTPFDPYGKNGTDATRGQFRCVGINRNCDLCIIQIRPYAPEASRSIQWTAYGSNPFNVCVPIFTNIDTIPAYLTGTTETVDTAHNFYWANRVIAALADARFHENSAHIDRYIQKVGAAGVATVIATDKKIAAFAQAEGEDAVSSTKDQRVRVILEAANQAICDTVQADTNDLLSKVLFTTSMSMHNAFFMSDN